The proteins below come from a single Acinonyx jubatus isolate Ajub_Pintada_27869175 chromosome A1, VMU_Ajub_asm_v1.0, whole genome shotgun sequence genomic window:
- the LOC113600993 gene encoding non-POU domain-containing octamer-binding protein-like, with product MQSNKTFNLEKQNHTPRKHHQHHHQQHHQQQQPPLPPIPANGQQASSQNEGLTIDLKNFRKPGEKTFTQRSRLFVGNLPPDITEEEMRKLFEKYGKAGKVFIHKDKGFGFICLETRTLAEIAKVELDNMPLRGKQLRVRFACHSASLTVRNLPQYVSNELLEEAFSVLGQVERAVVIVDDRGRPSGKGIVEFSGKPAAWKALDRCSEGSFLLTTFPRPVTVEPMDQLDDEEGLPEKLVIKNQQFHKEREQPPRFAQPGSFEYEYAMRWKALIEMEKQQQDQVDRNIKEAREKLEMEMEAARHEHQVMLMRQDLMRHQEELRRMEELHNQEVQKRKQLELRREEERRRREEEMRRQQEGFKGTFPDAREQEIRMGQMAMGGAMGINNRGAMPPAPVPAGTPAPPGPATMMPDGTLGLTPPTTERFGQAATMEGIGAIGGTPPAFNCAAPGAEFAPNKRRRY from the coding sequence ATGCAGAGCAATAAAACCTTTAACTTGGAGAAGCAAAACCATACTCCAAGGAAGCATCATCAGCATCACCACCAGCAGCACCACCAACAGCAACAGCCACCACTGCCACCAATACCTGCAAATGGGCAACAAGCCAGCAGCCAAAATGAAGGCTTGACTATTGACCTGAAGAATTTTAGGAAACCAGGAGAGAAGACCTTCACCCAACGTAGCCGGCTCTTTGTGGGCAATCTTCCTCCTGACATCACTGAGGAGGAGATGAGGAAACTATTTGAGAAATATGGGAAGGCAGGCAAAGTCTTCATTCATAAGGATAAGGGCTTTGGCTTTATCTGCTTGGAAACGCGAACCCTAGCAGAGATTGCCAAAGTAGAGCTGGACAACATGCCACTTCGTGGAAAGCAGCTGCGTGTGCGCTTTGCCTGCCATAGTGCATCGCTCACAGTCCGAAACCTTCCTCAGTATGTTTCTAACGAACTGCTGGAGGAAGCTTTTTCTGTGTTAGGCCAAGTGGAAAGGGCTGTAGTCATCGTGGATGATAGAGGAAGGCCCTCAGGAAAAGGCATTGTTGAATTCTCAGGGAAGCCAGCTGCTTGGAAAGCTCTGGACAGGTGCAGTGAAGGCTCCTTCTTGTTAACCACATTTCCTCGGCCTGTGACTGTGGAGCCCATGGACCAGTTGGATGATGAAGAGGGACTTCCAGAGAAGCTGGTTATAAAGAACCAGCAATTTCATAAGGAGCGAGAACAGCCACCCAGATTTGCACAGCCTGGCTCCTTTGAGTATGAGTATGCCATGCGCTGGAAGGCACTCATTGAgatggagaagcagcagcaggaccAAGTGGACCGCAACATCAAGGAAGCTCGTGAGAAGCTGGAGATGGAGATGGAGGCTGCTCGCCATGAGCACCAAGTCATGTTAATGAGACAGGATTTGATGAGGCATCAAGAAGAACTCCGGAGGATGGAAGAGCTGCACAACCAAGAAGTGCAAAAACGAAAGCAACTGGAGCTCAGGCGGGAGGAAGAGCGCAGGCGCCGTGAAGAAGAGATGCGGCGGCAACAGGAAGGATTCAAGGGAACATTCCCTGATGCGAGAGAACAGGAGATACGGATGGGCCAGATGGCCATGGGAGGTGCTATGGGCATAAACAACAGAGGCGCCATGCCCCCTGCTCCAGTGCCAGCTGGTACCCCAGCTCCTCCAGGACCTGCCACTATGATGCCAGATGGAACCTTGGGATTGACCCCACCAACAACTGAACGCTTTGGCCAGGCTGCTACCATGGAAGGAATTGGGGCCATTGGTGGAACCCCTCCTGCGTTCAACTGTGCAGCTCCTGGAGCTGAATTTGCTCCAAACAAACGTCGCCGATACTAA